The genome window TTAAACAATTTTAACTGTCCCTTAACTTTTAATGGTTCAATCCAATAAGAACCACCTTCCTCAAAGGGTGCAATCATCCATGCATAATATTTTTGTTCACCGTCATATCGTTCCTCAATTCCAGTGATCTTAGCAACACATAACGCGTGACCAACTACCGACCCACGTGTCTTCTTCGCACTATTGCAAATTAAGAGGTCACCACGATACTTAGTTGTCCATGTCCGATATTCCTCTGTTTTTGTGCCACTTAAGATTTCCATTCCATATTCGGGATGAATTGATAAAGCTTTCATCTTGCTCTTCCTTTGCAGTTTTATTTCAATATAAAG of Limosilactobacillus reuteri subsp. reuteri contains these proteins:
- a CDS encoding ASCH domain-containing protein is translated as MKALSIHPEYGMEILSGTKTEEYRTWTTKYRGDLLICNSAKKTRGSVVGHALCVAKITGIEERYDGEQKYYAWMIAPFEEGGSYWIEPLKVKGQLKLFNVDDRLIKPAPFTNPFSKAGEQWYQEKIAPLIY